The region ataagaaagtaagggaagatgaataaatatgtgaaagaaaaaacaaaggagagaaagggaaaaagaaaataataaaaaaggaggaggaaagaaacaaaaatgtttccttcatttctttgaaactataaagaaacaaagaagaaaacaggaaggaaagaagaaagggagggagggaaaaaaagaaagaaaagggcaaaaattagaaggaaaaaatgaaagaaagggattaaagagagggaggaaagaatgaagggaggagagtatgaaaaaagaagaaaataatggaaggagagaaagaaccaAAAGAAACagaggaagggagaaggaagcaaagaaaagattaaggaaagatagaatgaaggaaataaaagtaaatttaaaaaaaggaggaaagtaagaaaaatgaacagagagaaagGATCGGGAAagaagataggaaataaagatagatggaacaaaaagggcaagcaggaaggatagaaggatgaaaaagaaggatagaaaagaaagaaaaaggaaaagagtttaaacttcaagcaaacaaaaaatccaatcatctaacaaaaatcataataatattgatattcatttttttaagatacttttgaaattttaaaaaattgaaatgttttagaaatgaataaaatatcaaagtgaAGCATTGTCAAACTtgaaattagatgaaacatcacGGCCTCATACGTGCAGGCATCTCTCCGATCCCATTTCAAGTTCGCATGGATCACAACAAAGACTCAAAATGAAAGtggaaacaactagatctagttatgaaaactcaataacttgttccttgGATTAcgatctccaaatcagtaatcttaGAATCCATAATACAATCATAAAAATTTCTttccgattttgtgattattttggtggaaaaactgttaatcatgtgagattgtttgcaccattgagaatctgctACAATCCTACAAGTGAAGCTAGTAGcttgccacacacaggcaggaggccatttcatttgcaatgtattgggttagcaagaaaatcactgCAGAACCTCGCAAAAGtttacatttttcaattttattgttgtctctgttTCGTCTTCTCTTGGTAATTGGATGAAAATTCATCACTTTATGTATGTTTTGTTGAATATTCTAAAATATGGAACAAATAGGCATCCTGGAAAGGGTTTGTCGGGaggccgggacaaaggagcaaaatacgggacgatcccAGGAAATATGGGACGTCTGGTAACCCTGGTGTGTGTGTGCACCTGTGAGATGCATGAGAGTGAGTTTGCATATGTGAGAGTGGAGGGCTGATTCTATATGCATAGAACATTTGTTCATTTTAAGTGAGCAAATgtgtaaaaactttttttttttaatattgattgtaataatttttattagaataattattatttacaaaCTAAATATTATCTATGAATTGTTTTTCAAAACGGCATTTCGTAACATCGCTAATAGAAGCtacatcatatttcatataatgataaacaaaagaaatggtgagtggatgatgtcataagttgcctcatttgcatactgaccaggatgtgcgtataactgttttgtgaaattgagcaaatgtcataactttctggtggacttgtcctttaaaggaaaaagaaatgaaatgtgtttatagaaatcaaattaaatcaaattatttatttccacaataatgtaaaaaacattacaaatatgTATAGAATAGGAAacaaacataattgaaaaaGGAAAGTAAACCGAGTTGATCAAAAGTAATACAAAGAAATGTACATTACTGTGGGGGAGCCAAAGAAGACAAAATAAGTCTTAAAATCAGGCACCCAacataaaataaacagataagTGCTTTCAAAATAGACATTTCTTTAACAATATATAACATGTGAATATGGCTCtcatttataattttcaaaaaaatagttaagaaaaatcaacacatacataaaaaaatgaaatagcgTTACGTGTGGGAAATAGAATTAGAATGATAACTTAAGTAATGacataaacaatacaaaaagaaaagaaaagataagtTTGATAAAGAATAAACCAAACCACATACAGAGCTTTCTTGCGTGTAATGTATAGAAAACACTTGAACATTGTATTATAGGTTGaatatgtacatacatgcaTCACATAtcttggacatacatgtatgtctcaaaaaattgtatttgatatacGCTTTTATCATGACTGCAATTAAAAGAGGTTTTCAACATCTCTTTTcatgaagaaatattcatcaggtGTCAAAAAAAGGCATTGGGCGGAAATGatgttaaagcctgtgtatagctttggtaaagggtcaataatttgattgataatcgaatatcatctaatatgacagtcttactgaagcgtagagaccgttagatatttttccgactgcacttctctgaaaaaatttcaaatattcaaatcttggatatatagcgccctctctcggcgatgcttgttttaaatttaaaaaatgggcattcaagcacttatcttataaatttagtgattagatatccaaaagttacagacaaagaacatatatcttgaaagtttcagcctattccatgatttggaataggatttaattgaaagacaaaaacacacagatattttaatttgatcgggtgacccgatcaagttaaatttccatgtaaaatcgcaaaatttatcctgtaaaacacattttcatttcatatcctccacatcataactgttatagggcatatccattcatattagctagcaatgaattggaatagtgataggtgcattttggtggatttaccaaaactatacacaagctttaatctACATTGGTTGACCTCAACCTCTGGTGTACGCAATAAAACTATCAGCTCGAATTCAGTTGACTTGCTGTGATTATGAGacttgtttttaaaatattatgatgcgcagaaaaggacattttatgaatttgaaataattcctCTTCCTGCCTAGCCTATCTGATATGCGCCGGGCTATAGTGGGCAAGTTACTGGTCGTGCGGGCTGCGCCCTCGCCTGTCAGTAGTTTGCCCACTAGCCCGACGCATATCAGATAAGCTACTTCCTGCCCAAAGGGTGGAAGCAAACACGTTTGATCAAATTTtgagtaaagaaaaaagaatttgTATCAAATCTCCACTTGCTATTATTACCATAGTTATCACATTGGATTTATCGATTCcatgttcaatatttttttttattgcttcatCTTTTGCATAATTgcatttcttttgttgttgaaatattaatgtCTCTCCTATCACATAGCACTATGAAGAATGTGAGAGTAGGCGTTATTGGTGCTGGTATTATTGGGGTGTCCACGGCATATAATGTACAGTTGTTATGTCCCAATGCCGAAGTGTCAATAATTGCTGCAGAGTTTTCACCAAACACAACATCTGATGGTGCAGCAGGTTTCATTCAGCCTTATCTTGCTCCTGGCACACCAAAAGAAGACATACAGTGAGTCTTTGGAATCTTATCTGAGAGGTCCTACCCTTATTATGTATTGTAAATGAGTCTTGGATACATCAaatctaaaaatatattcagtTTGTCTTTTACATTGGTAATATATGAAAACATTTCCTCATGATGACTGAAGAACCACTTGGGTCCGAGTGAGTTTTAAACTTTAACTTTCAATGGACTAGTTCCTACAAACATCCTAAAgttattgatttcatgtagtgAAAGCAAAGcctttatgaattattttggcTTTATCACATCTAGGTAATTTTGGCCTGACATTCAAGTATCAATTCTTGGAAGTATGTACCTGGGCATTAAAAATTTGCagacaaaaatgacaatgaGACTCTGGATTAATTGTTAATTTCCCTGGGGACTATACAAAATGTAAAAGTTGGTGGTCGGGAATTATTATATGTTAtcgtttatttttattgattgttttttgacaaaatttatgtcatgaattttatgttgtaattcttttaagagtaaaaaaatagttaaacTTGAACTGAAACTGCTGTAGCATGATCCAAACAAATGATATTGTTATACAGGAGATGGTTTAAATCAACATGGATGCACCTTACCAAGATCATCAAATCTGCTGATGCTGGAAAGGCTGGGGTACATTTTACATCAGGCTACAATGTCTTTAAGAAATTTGAGGTATGACCATGACTACGTAGCTACTTACAGGGGCTGTGgcatggttttcaaagtgggttggctgagccaaaagtgggggggggggctgggatgTCACTAATGGGATGTCATATTTTCTTCCCAGTTAAGGAACCGGGGTAAGATAGAGTTACAGAACATAGGTCTTCCATTTTATACTGgcttttcttttccccctcatttcctttttttcacgTAGTCTTGTCCTAACAAAGTTTGGTggagacctacatgtagtaatcAATTTTCCCGTTGGTCTGTTACAAATATGTtagtttttgttcaaatttattcttatttctttatttctacatcAATTGTATTTACCCTTGGTATATGATAACTTGTGAGATGGTAGTTATGAATGCAATAGACAGAATATTTAATCTTTCACCTCAAGGAGTATTCTGTCCATTACATGAATGGAAAAAACcccattatacagtgcgtatcaaaaaaaagtttacactttgaaaaagacctgggaaattaaaaatatacaaaatgagggtaattttttcacatataatcttgggtttgggtctcatatatccaatgaaagtaaaagttttgacagaatgttacacttgagtgagcactgtccagttttgtaaagctcgcagaaatctgtttgcgcagaaatgctcgttttcacgcagtgtcaaggggaaagggcgaaatcaaacttaccctgcgatacatttttcctacatttcccttgcacttttagtcaattaagataaagCAGATACATTCAggcatttttaatcaaatttaccacccaaattgaaatgtcaacacttagtaagcacaacttttacccttagtgtgccagctggatctgaggacataactgaatctgaacaaaagtttacatcagataTCTCCAGCACCTTTTCACtaggtttttattatttaaagtgggttgacatttaatttttcattgaagacttgtttctccacacttttcccaagcttgtcaatgattaacaaaatgaaaatcaagcctaattcattttatgtatatCACAGCttagtgtaaatcaaatatcgtcttgatggccttggtgtgtgggggagtggggcggggcgcaatgcactctttgaagtgtattgggcaaggaaacaagttaaaagaggtcaaagatatcttcaaataaattttacttgctaaattctacgtgttcttcatgataaaggtttacttttattcgcatagctatttcaaagttctgcgcaaatcatttttcactaacttttcaaaagtaagtggtgctcactcaagcggaaatatttttcgatagttatatcgtcatttgcttaaatggatctgtaccaacgttaaaatgtggaaaaatcttcaggatattacaattgtataattttacaggattttttcaaagtgtaaacttttttttgatacgcactgtatatatgaaACCTAAGATTAGATCCCTATCATTTGACATTTAGGAATTTGGATGTAAAAGTGCATGTACCTGAGCGTGCGTGGTCTGTTTATTTTCACATATACAACATGCTGCAAATGAAAGTgtttcttacatgtacattgtactaaTGCTGTTGGTTCTGGAGAGGGGATGACGTCTttgtaaaatgggctgaatgataaatatcaaacaaccaatcaaatgacaaggatctgtGTACATGTCATAGAATATCAAATGATTTGCAAATGATACACAAACACAAGTTCATTGTATGTGCAAACACAGGTTGAGGCTGTGTTCAAACTATTGCATAAAGATTTTTGATAAATAGGCCAAGTGAAATGTTTCCTTAAGTATATTGATGAATTGATTAGAAATTATGTGTAGTTTACTCTTCAATTTTATCTAAACTTTCATCCCTTTCCATGTCCAAGACCTCTACCATAtttgaaaaagatttttttttttccatttttttttctcttgcagCCTGACCCTGAATGGAAAGATGAGGTACTTGGATTCAGGCATGCAACTCAATATGAACTCAATGATTTATTTCCATCGTTTAAGTAAGTTAAAATGATTAGCAAATAAACAGAAAACTAACGAACATAATTTTAGCTTTGATTtgttagttacatgtatatgagtgCTTTTTATAAGTTTGTGTACTTCAATTATATGACCACAAATCTCTATAATAAGGAACTTGCAGTAAAGAGGGTATTCCCCTTTTTTGAAGGAGATATGATGCTTCAGTTTGAGAAAAACATAAGACATGCACATTATGTTTAATACTTTCTTCCTTGTTCTCTTTTTACTTTCCTCTTCTGTTTTCCCCCTCTCTATTTAcagttttctctttttgttgcatttttttgttggggacTGGTAATCGTCCATACTGcctgtcacttttcaaaaaatttttttttttacacagacatacatgtacttaaaaaaatagaattgagCTTTTCCAACATTGTTTGTTATGATGGAAAATTGAATTGTAATTTGATGATCTTGCACAATTAATTTACAATGTGTAATGgcgggcgcgtcgtggtctagtggttctgactctcgcctttcagagggttgtgggttctaatcctaaccatggcatgttttccttcagcaagaaatttatccgcactgtgctgcactcgacccagtagaggtgaatgggtacctggcaggattaattccttgcatgcactgagtgccggtgatggtagctcgagctacagccggggtaataatagcagcgctttgtatcctcaggctattattattattaatgtgtatttggttttgtttattttttatttcaaatcaggCATGGATGGTTCTTCACTTCTTTGATTTGTGAGAGTGAGAGATATATCCCATTCCTAACTGAAAAGTAAGTATTCCTATCCATcattttctacaattttacaTTTACTTGAAGGAAATTAGCTGCTTTAAtaagaaatcatgtttaagtaTCATTTAAGGACAGAATGCCTGTGGCtttttaaagggatactccaggctggAAGTAATATGATTTTAACAGATCTGggtgatgtgacatcatcagcccacggTATGAGAATTAATGTCAGcatgcatgtaactgtttttaaaaaatattgctacaTTACATGTTTTTGATCAATAAGTCTGGAGAAGGTCATAAATAAGCAATTCAGCATTTACTTTGATGTCAGGTGAAGGCTTTTAGGCCCTacaatatgagacaaaaattagtattttctttttgacatctgtgaatatatatattttcttagcTGTGAATGTCCCATGGGATACCACAGAACAGCTTGGATTTGCCCGTTTTCATTTTAGGAAGATATTGAATCAATAGTATCTTTAATTTCTTCACCTAGATTTCTGAAAAATGGAGGAAAACTGATCCAGAGGAGGGTTAATAATTTTGCAGAGGTGAGTAATATAAAGGGCACCTGACAGGAATTTGATATGCAGATCGTGTAACCAATGCTCTGTCGTAGCCAGAGTAATTCTCCCCATTGCATATAGCTGTACAAATCTGGCCTCCTGTGGCACTACATTTCCGGTTTGAAGGCACGCTTTCTATGATCATGTTTTCTCTTGCATATAAAGGTATTTAACAATTATCATAAACTTCTAATAGAGTATTTTAATTGCTACATGTAAGCAACAAGTATAATTAGTGTTGTTTTTGTCCCTTTACAGCTGGGTGATCAATATGATGTAATAGTCAACTGTACTGGTATTGGAGCCAGATTTCTTGCTAATGATGATTCAGTAGAGCCAGTCAGAGGACAGGTCATGAGGGTATGTCACTGCACCTTCTTAATTTCagcttaaaataaaattatatcaaaCAACTTCAGGTCAAAATTATGCTAGCCTAAAATATAATGTTTTCTGTATAGTTggataaagtatttttttcttttaatgactATGTAAATAAGTTTTTCtgttaatttctttttgttaaATAATTCTAAGTAAGAATGGTTATATTCATGTGTCTGTCATATAAGTTTAATACTTTCAGTGACTTGACACATTTTATGAATGGTTTATTAATTTCACCATTTCACAAAGA is a window of Lytechinus variegatus isolate NC3 chromosome 2, Lvar_3.0, whole genome shotgun sequence DNA encoding:
- the LOC121407246 gene encoding D-aspartate oxidase-like isoform X1 — translated: MKNVRVGVIGAGIIGVSTAYNVQLLCPNAEVSIIAAEFSPNTTSDGAAGFIQPYLAPGTPKEDIQRWFKSTWMHLTKIIKSADAGKAGVHFTSGYNVFKKFEPDPEWKDEVLGFRHATQYELNDLFPSFKHGWFFTSLICESERYIPFLTEKFLKNGGKLIQRRVNNFAELGDQYDVIVNCTGIGARFLANDDSVEPVRGQVMRLSYHENMCRSHIITRESTGESHTHTLVRQDDVTVGGTAQLGRWDTEVDPKDAQQIWERACNVIPSLKGAKIKKHWVGLRPQRSKGVRVEAETLTYGSNKIKIVHNYGHGGCGITLHWGCALDAARLVQEQLIPRTASKL
- the LOC121407246 gene encoding D-aspartate oxidase-like isoform X3; this encodes MKNVRVGVIGAGIIGVSTAYNVQLLCPNAEVSIIAAEFSPNTTSDGAAGFIQPYLAPGTPKEDIQRWFKSTWMHLTKIIKSADAGKAGVHFTSGYNVFKKFEPDPEWKDEVLGFRHATQYELNDLFPSFKHGWFFTSLICESERYIPFLTEKFLKNGGKLIQRRVNNFAELGDQYDVIVNCTGIGARFLANDDSVEPVRGQVMRIQAPFVKELCEYRYEDSSETYLFARQDDVTVGGTAQLGRWDTEVDPKDAQQIWERACNVIPSLKGAKIKKHWVGLRPQRSKGVRVEAETLTYGSNKIKIVHNYGHGGCGITLHWGCALDAARLVQEQLIPRTASKL
- the LOC121407246 gene encoding D-aspartate oxidase-like isoform X2, encoding MKNVRVGVIGAGIIGVSTAYNVQLLCPNAEVSIIAAEFSPNTTSDGAAGFIQPYLAPGTPKEDIQRWFKSTWMHLTKIIKSADAGKAGVHFTSGYNVFKKFEPDPEWKDEVLGFRHATQYELNDLFPSFKHGWFFTSLICESERYIPFLTEKFLKNGGKLIQRRVNNFAELGDQYDVIVNCTGIGARFLANDDSVEPVRGQVMRVHAPWIMGNTRYRGDPGTGADKLHIYARQDDVTVGGTAQLGRWDTEVDPKDAQQIWERACNVIPSLKGAKIKKHWVGLRPQRSKGVRVEAETLTYGSNKIKIVHNYGHGGCGITLHWGCALDAARLVQEQLIPRTASKL